From the genome of Alosa alosa isolate M-15738 ecotype Scorff River chromosome 20, AALO_Geno_1.1, whole genome shotgun sequence, one region includes:
- the wipf3 gene encoding WAS/WASL-interacting protein family member 3, translated as MPLPPPPPPPPPPGPPPPAPGPPPPHQTAAPPQSQTGHSALGSSERGGRNALLADIHKGICLKKVAQVNDRSAPQLDKPKGTGPTLGGGSSGSGGSGGSGSGGPSAGASALGGLFAGGFPVLRSVAKGESKTPLHNPVSRSGSSLCLRQPLWNPPMNSGDFRGSAPDLSTSHKPLERRWSRPSPSHPPALSAPSRPPSSGPPPPPLSYLSLDRPKTCPPPVPTCPPPPPPPAATYITKPNWLPVQQPTIMPSTPPPPPPPPPPPPPAPSLPPSRLPNYSPGAYYPSPSTSPSEPQEQVDAFPPPPPPHPSSYTPSCPSYLPPPPPPPSKLPPSHPAPYRPAVPPLPPTYPSTAPCRRPPAIPCLSGVGRLGLPPAPPARSPTTELSAYSHLPPPPPPPPPFYHTQSSSQGNGHLHSLDDFESKFQFHPLKDLPPPKEFFPFPRIYPSKINQVSPKPPAIRTHLR; from the exons ATGcctctcccaccaccaccaccacctcctcctccacctggtCCTCCTCCACCAGCGCCAGGTCCACCACCCCCACATCAAACGGCAGCACCACCACAG tcccagACAGGCCATTCTGCACTGGGGTCATCAGAGCGGGGCGGCCGCAATGCTCTCCTGGCAGACATCCACAAAGGAATATGTTTGAAGAAGGTCGCGCAGGTTAATGACCGCAGTGCCCCGCAGCTTGACA agcCCAAAGGAACAGGCCCAACACTGGGAGGTGGCAGCTCAGGGTCAGGAGGGTCAGGTGGCTCAGGCTCAGGTGGCCCATCAGCAGGAGCGTCCGCTCTCGGAGGTCTGTTCGCTGGAGGTTTCCCCGTGCTCAGATCTGTAGCAAAGGGGGAATCTAAAACACCCCTGCACAACCctg tatcCCGGTCAGGCTCGTCTCTATGTCTGAGGCAGCCCCTGTGGAACCCTCCAATGAATTCCGGGGATTTCCGTGGCAGCGCTCCAGATCTCTCCACGTCCCACAAGCCTCTGGAGAGAAGATGGTCTCggccctccccctcccaccctccaGCGCTGTCTGCCCCCTCCAGACCACCATCCTCAggccctccccctcctcctctgtcctatCTGTCCTTAGACAGACCAAAGACTTGCCCTCCACCCGTACCTACctgtcctcctccaccacccccaccagccGCGACCTACATCACCAAACCCAACTGGTTACCCGTCCAGCAGCCCACCATCATGCCGTCCACTCCCCCtccgcccccacccccacccccacccccacctccagccccctccctcccaccctctcgACTGCCCAACTATTCCCCAGGTGCCTACTACCCCTCTCCGTCAACTTCCCCTTCTGAGCCACAGGAGCAAGTAGACGCGttcccccctccacctccacctcaccCCTCCTCATACACCCCGAGCTGTCCCTCCtatctcccccctcctcctcctcctccttctaaATTGCCGCCGTCACACCCGGCCCCCTACAGACCTGCTGTCCCACCCCTGCCTCCTACCTATCCCTCCACAGCTCCTTGCAGACGGCCCCCAGCTATACCGTGTCTTTCAG GTGTTGGAAGGCTAGGTCTGCCTCCTGCTCCACCTGCACGATCTCCAACCACAGAATTGTCTGCCTACTCTCACttgcctcctcctccccctcctcctccacctttctATCACACCCAGTCCTCCAGTCAGGGGAATGGCCATCTGCACAGCCTGG ATGACTTTGAGTCCAAATTTCAGTTTCACCCCTTAAAAGATTTGCCGCCACCCAAAGAGTTCTTTCCATTTCCACGAATTTACCCGAGCAAGATAAACCAAG tgtCACCAAAGCCACCGGCAATCAGGACTCACCTGCGGTGA